The following are encoded in a window of Thiohalobacter sp. IOR34 genomic DNA:
- the dcd gene encoding dCTP deaminase, translated as MSIKSDKWIRRMAEQEGMIEPFEPNQVRELHGERVISFGTSSYGYDIRCADEFKIFTNINSAVVDPKNFSEDSFVDVKSDVCIIPPNSFALARTVEYFRIPRSVLTVCLGKSTYARCGIIVNVTPLEPEWEGHVTLEFSNTTPLPAKVYANEGVAQVLFFESDEVCDTSYGDRSGKYQGQTGVTLPKA; from the coding sequence ATGTCCATCAAGTCCGACAAATGGATCCGCCGCATGGCGGAGCAGGAGGGGATGATCGAGCCCTTCGAGCCGAATCAGGTGCGCGAGCTGCACGGCGAGCGGGTGATCTCCTTCGGTACCTCCAGCTACGGCTACGACATCCGCTGCGCGGACGAATTCAAGATCTTCACCAACATCAACTCGGCCGTCGTCGATCCCAAGAACTTCTCCGAGGACAGCTTCGTCGACGTCAAGTCCGACGTCTGCATCATCCCCCCCAACTCCTTCGCCCTGGCGCGCACCGTGGAGTATTTCCGCATCCCGCGCAGCGTGCTCACCGTCTGTCTCGGCAAGTCGACCTATGCCCGCTGCGGCATCATCGTCAATGTCACCCCGCTGGAGCCTGAGTGGGAGGGGCACGTCACCCTGGAGTTCTCCAACACCACCCCCCTGCCGGCCAAGGTCTACGCCAACGAGGGTGTGGCCCAGGTGCTGTTCTTCGAGTCCGACGAGGTCTGCGACACCTCCTACGGTGACCGTTCCGGCAAGTACCAGGGACAGACCGGGGTCACCCTGCCCAAGGCCTGA
- the rsxA gene encoding electron transport complex subunit RsxA, producing MAEYALILISTILVNNFVLVKFLGLCPFMGVSRKLETAMGMGLATTFVLTLSSVCSYLANEYLLAPLGLEYLRTITFILVIAVVVQFTEMVVHKTSPVLYQVLGIFLPLITTNCAVLGVALLNTQEQHGFLQSAVYGFGAAVGFSLVLALFAAVRERVTAADVPLPFQGASIALITAGLMSLAFMGFSGLVKG from the coding sequence ATGGCTGAATACGCGCTCATCCTGATCAGCACCATCCTGGTCAACAACTTCGTGCTGGTGAAGTTTCTCGGCCTGTGCCCTTTCATGGGCGTGTCGCGCAAGCTGGAGACGGCCATGGGCATGGGGCTGGCCACCACCTTCGTGCTGACCCTGTCCTCGGTGTGCAGCTATCTGGCCAACGAATACCTGCTCGCCCCGCTGGGCCTGGAGTACCTGCGCACCATCACCTTCATCCTGGTGATCGCCGTGGTGGTGCAGTTCACCGAGATGGTGGTGCACAAGACCAGCCCGGTGCTCTACCAGGTGCTGGGCATCTTCCTGCCGCTGATCACCACCAACTGCGCGGTACTCGGCGTGGCCCTGCTCAACACCCAGGAACAGCATGGCTTCCTGCAGTCGGCGGTGTACGGCTTCGGCGCCGCGGTCGGCTTCTCGCTGGTGCTGGCCCTGTTCGCTGCGGTGCGCGAGCGGGTCACCGCGGCCGACGTGCCGCTGCCCTTCCAGGGCGCCTCCATCGCGCTGATCACCGCCGGACTGATGTCCCTGGCCTTCATGGGCTTCTCCGGCCTGGTGAAGGGCTGA
- a CDS encoding DUF5335 domain-containing protein has product MRKLEQNEWKAYFDRIARGLGTEQAEIEVAGLDIGDQLEADRALFIGIDYDPKDDVVEVAVSGLDHLIRQPREIYVDEDPAEGLRSLEVVDADGHKHIVQLKAPLRLPAP; this is encoded by the coding sequence ATGAGAAAACTGGAACAGAACGAGTGGAAGGCCTATTTCGACCGCATCGCCCGGGGGCTGGGCACGGAACAGGCCGAGATCGAGGTGGCCGGGCTGGACATCGGTGATCAGCTCGAGGCGGACCGGGCGCTGTTCATCGGCATCGACTATGACCCCAAGGACGATGTCGTCGAGGTGGCGGTCTCCGGCCTGGATCATCTGATCCGCCAGCCGCGGGAGATCTACGTCGATGAGGATCCGGCCGAGGGGCTGCGCTCTCTGGAGGTGGTCGACGCCGACGGCCACAAGCACATCGTTCAGCTCAAGGCCCCGCTGCGGCTGCCGGCCCCCTGA
- the metG gene encoding methionine--tRNA ligase, which produces MSDSSRTLLVTSALPYANGPIHIGHLVEYIQTDIWVRFQKLRGHRCHYVCADDAHGTPIMLRAQAEGITPEALIERVGREHRADFADFHIGFDNYHSTHSAENRELAETIFERLREGGHISTRTITQLYDPEKGMFLPDRFIKGECPRCGAADQYGDSCEACGATYSPTELKNPVSAISGATPVEKESLHYFFRLQDFHDMLREWTRAGHLQEEVRNKLGEWFEEGLREWDISRDAPYFGFRIPGTEDKYFYVWLDAPIGYMASFKNLCEREGIDFDEYWKPGSEAELYHFIGKDIIYFHALFWPAMLHGAGFRTPSAIFAHGFLTVDGKKMSKSRGTFIKARTYLDHLNPEYLRYYFAAKLGSGIDDIDLNLEDFVQRVNSDLVGKVVNIASRCAGFINKRCKGRLSDSLPDQELYDTFVRAGEEIARLYEAREFGHAMREIMTLADRANQYIDEQKPWVLAKQEGREAEAQAVYSQGLNLFRVLMTYLAPVLPAMAENVKDFLNIPPMTWVNIGEPLNGHTIAPFRPLMTRVEESAIEAMLAASRESLEATPAPASAPAPEPIAPEIGFEDFARIDLRVARIVRAEQVEGADKLLRLTLDLGGETRNVFAGIKSAYDPEALEGRLTVMVANLAPRKMRFGVSEGMVLAAGPGGSELFILSPDAGAEPGMRVK; this is translated from the coding sequence ATGAGCGATTCGAGCCGTACCCTCCTCGTCACCAGCGCCCTGCCCTATGCCAACGGGCCGATCCACATCGGCCACCTGGTGGAATACATCCAGACCGATATCTGGGTGCGCTTCCAGAAGCTGCGCGGCCACCGCTGCCACTACGTCTGCGCCGACGACGCCCACGGCACGCCGATCATGCTCCGCGCCCAGGCCGAGGGCATCACCCCGGAAGCGCTGATCGAGCGGGTCGGCCGCGAACACCGCGCGGACTTCGCCGATTTCCACATCGGCTTCGACAACTACCACAGCACCCATTCCGCGGAGAACCGCGAGCTGGCCGAGACCATCTTCGAGCGGCTGCGCGAGGGCGGCCACATCAGCACCCGCACCATCACCCAGCTCTACGATCCGGAGAAGGGCATGTTCCTGCCGGACCGTTTCATCAAGGGCGAATGCCCGCGCTGCGGCGCCGCCGACCAGTACGGCGACTCCTGCGAGGCCTGCGGCGCGACCTACTCGCCGACCGAGCTGAAGAACCCGGTGTCGGCCATCTCCGGCGCCACCCCGGTGGAAAAGGAATCGCTGCACTACTTCTTCCGCCTGCAGGACTTCCACGACATGCTGCGCGAATGGACCCGCGCCGGCCACCTGCAGGAAGAGGTCCGCAACAAGCTCGGCGAATGGTTCGAGGAGGGCCTGCGCGAATGGGACATCTCGCGCGATGCCCCCTATTTCGGCTTCCGCATCCCCGGCACCGAGGACAAGTACTTCTACGTCTGGCTGGACGCCCCGATCGGCTACATGGCCAGCTTCAAGAACCTCTGCGAGCGCGAGGGGATCGACTTCGACGAATACTGGAAACCCGGCAGCGAGGCCGAGCTGTATCACTTCATCGGCAAGGACATCATCTACTTCCACGCCCTGTTCTGGCCGGCCATGCTGCACGGCGCCGGTTTCCGTACCCCCAGCGCCATCTTCGCCCACGGCTTCCTCACCGTGGACGGCAAGAAGATGTCCAAGTCGCGCGGCACCTTCATCAAGGCCCGCACCTACCTCGACCACCTGAATCCCGAATACCTGCGTTACTACTTCGCCGCCAAGCTCGGCTCCGGCATCGACGACATCGACCTCAACCTCGAGGACTTCGTCCAGCGCGTGAACAGCGACCTGGTCGGCAAGGTGGTCAACATCGCCAGCCGCTGCGCCGGTTTCATCAACAAGCGCTGCAAGGGACGGCTCAGCGATTCCCTGCCCGACCAGGAACTGTACGACACCTTCGTGCGCGCCGGCGAGGAGATCGCCCGCCTCTACGAGGCCCGCGAGTTCGGCCATGCCATGCGCGAGATCATGACCCTCGCCGACCGCGCCAACCAGTACATCGACGAGCAGAAGCCCTGGGTGCTGGCCAAGCAGGAGGGGCGCGAGGCCGAGGCCCAGGCGGTCTACAGCCAGGGACTGAACCTGTTCCGCGTGCTCATGACCTACCTGGCGCCGGTGCTCCCGGCGATGGCAGAAAACGTCAAGGATTTCCTGAATATCCCACCGATGACCTGGGTCAATATCGGCGAACCGCTGAACGGCCATACTATCGCCCCGTTCCGGCCGCTGATGACCCGGGTCGAGGAATCGGCCATCGAGGCCATGCTGGCGGCCTCCCGCGAGAGCCTGGAGGCGACACCGGCCCCGGCCTCTGCGCCGGCGCCCGAACCCATCGCCCCCGAGATCGGCTTCGAGGACTTCGCCAGGATCGACCTGCGGGTGGCGCGGATCGTCCGTGCCGAGCAGGTGGAGGGCGCCGACAAGCTGCTGCGCCTGACCCTGGACCTGGGCGGGGAGACACGCAACGTCTTCGCCGGCATCAAGTCTGCCTATGACCCCGAGGCTCTCGAGGGCCGGCTGACGGTGATGGTCGCCAACCTGGCGCCGCGCAAGATGCGCTTCGGTGTCTCCGAGGGCATGGTGCTGGCCGCCGGCCCGGGTGGCAGCGAGCTGTTCATCCTCAGCCCGGATGCCGGCGCCGAACCTGGCATGCGCGTCAAGTAG
- a CDS encoding DUF2066 domain-containing protein yields MSPAFSVFPAPLRRGAVLLLLACLLAGLLPAARAVTLERLFDVALPVADRSPEARQTALGEAMRQLLVRLTGERRPELLGGTEALLREPGRYVQQFRYRLQPPAGEELPPELRLEVHFDGAALEEQLRRRGIPLWGRERPAVLLWLAVEEPGRRYLAAADSSPEIGVAVETLAEQRGLPLLFPLLDLEDQARVRFTDVWGGFLDQVVAASARYAAPVILIGRVRQLAPASWTGRWTLRFQGGVQQWQSDGISLGEAVAGGLSTLADQLALRLAVRSLATGSGRLSLRVEGVDSLQGYARVRRYLEGLAPVRGLRLLRVEADRLELRLELDGDPGQLTRLVAAGEVLAPVPGEGSVAAYRLLP; encoded by the coding sequence ATGTCGCCTGCGTTTTCCGTGTTCCCGGCCCCGCTCCGGCGTGGTGCCGTCCTGCTGCTGCTGGCCTGTCTCCTGGCCGGCCTGCTGCCGGCCGCCCGCGCGGTCACCCTGGAGCGGCTGTTCGATGTCGCTTTGCCGGTGGCGGACCGCAGCCCGGAGGCGCGCCAGACGGCCCTCGGCGAAGCCATGCGCCAGTTGCTGGTGCGCCTGACTGGCGAGCGCCGCCCCGAGCTGCTGGGTGGCACCGAGGCCCTGCTGCGCGAACCCGGCCGCTATGTGCAGCAGTTCCGCTATCGGCTGCAGCCGCCGGCCGGCGAGGAGCTGCCCCCCGAGCTGCGTCTGGAGGTCCATTTCGACGGTGCCGCGCTGGAGGAGCAGCTGCGCCGGCGTGGCATCCCGCTGTGGGGCCGGGAGCGGCCCGCGGTGCTGCTCTGGCTGGCGGTGGAAGAGCCCGGCCGGCGTTATCTGGCGGCTGCCGACAGTTCTCCGGAGATAGGCGTGGCGGTCGAGACCCTGGCCGAGCAGCGCGGTCTGCCCCTGCTCTTCCCGTTGCTCGATCTCGAGGACCAGGCCCGGGTGCGTTTCACCGACGTCTGGGGCGGTTTCCTCGATCAGGTGGTCGCGGCCTCAGCGCGCTATGCCGCGCCGGTGATCCTCATCGGGCGGGTGCGGCAGCTGGCACCCGCCAGCTGGACGGGGCGCTGGACGCTGCGTTTCCAGGGTGGGGTGCAGCAATGGCAGAGCGACGGCATCAGCCTCGGCGAGGCGGTTGCGGGGGGGCTGTCGACGTTGGCCGACCAGCTGGCCCTGCGCCTGGCGGTGCGTTCCCTGGCCACCGGCAGCGGGCGACTGTCGCTGCGCGTGGAGGGGGTCGACAGCCTGCAGGGCTATGCCCGGGTGCGACGCTACCTGGAGGGCCTGGCCCCGGTGCGCGGCCTGCGTCTGCTGCGGGTCGAGGCGGACCGTCTCGAACTCCGGCTCGAGTTGGACGGCGACCCCGGCCAGCTGACTCGGCTGGTGGCGGCGGGTGAGGTGCTGGCACCCGTGCCCGGCGAGGGGAGCGTCGCGGCCTATCGGCTGCTGCCCTGA
- the apbC gene encoding iron-sulfur cluster carrier protein ApbC yields the protein MAEVSQVESALKAYIDPYLDKDLVSAKCIKDIKVDGGKVSVDVVLGFPAEGYRDELAAKLKEQVAALEGVDEVQVEVSSNIVAHAVQKGVEPIKGIKNIIAVASGKGGVGKSTTAVNLALALSAEGAKVGLLDADIYGPSQPRMLGISGKPESRDGKTLEPLVSYHIQAMSIGFLVDEETPMIWRGPMVTQALQQLLGDTNWDDLDYLVIDLPPGTGDTQLTLAQQVPVSGAVIVTTPQDIALLDARKGLKMFEKVEVPVLGIVENMSIHICSNCGHEEHIFGEGGGERMAEQYDVDFLGALPLDIRIREETDSGKPTVVAEPDSRIAQIYRDIARRTAAKLSQQAKNYAAKFPKIVIQNN from the coding sequence ATGGCAGAAGTATCCCAGGTTGAGTCCGCACTCAAGGCGTACATCGATCCCTACCTGGACAAGGATCTGGTCAGCGCCAAGTGCATCAAGGACATCAAGGTCGATGGCGGCAAGGTCAGCGTCGACGTGGTGTTGGGCTTCCCTGCCGAGGGCTATCGGGACGAGCTGGCCGCCAAGCTGAAGGAGCAGGTCGCCGCCCTGGAGGGCGTCGACGAGGTGCAGGTCGAGGTCAGCAGCAACATCGTCGCCCACGCCGTGCAGAAGGGCGTGGAGCCGATCAAGGGCATCAAGAACATCATCGCCGTGGCCTCCGGCAAGGGCGGCGTCGGCAAGTCCACCACCGCCGTCAACCTGGCCCTGGCGCTGTCCGCCGAGGGCGCCAAGGTCGGCCTGCTGGACGCCGACATCTACGGTCCCAGCCAGCCGCGGATGCTCGGTATCTCCGGCAAGCCGGAATCCAGGGATGGCAAGACCCTGGAACCGCTGGTCAGCTACCACATCCAGGCCATGTCCATCGGTTTCCTGGTCGACGAGGAGACGCCGATGATCTGGCGCGGGCCCATGGTGACCCAGGCCCTGCAGCAGCTGCTGGGCGACACCAACTGGGACGATCTCGACTACCTGGTCATCGACCTGCCGCCGGGTACCGGCGACACCCAGCTGACCCTGGCCCAGCAGGTGCCGGTCTCGGGCGCGGTGATCGTCACCACGCCCCAGGACATCGCCCTGCTCGACGCACGCAAGGGCCTGAAGATGTTCGAGAAGGTCGAGGTGCCGGTGCTGGGCATCGTGGAGAACATGAGCATCCACATCTGCTCCAACTGCGGTCACGAGGAACACATCTTCGGCGAGGGCGGTGGCGAGCGCATGGCCGAGCAGTACGACGTCGACTTCCTCGGCGCCCTGCCGCTGGACATCCGCATCCGCGAGGAGACCGATTCCGGCAAGCCGACCGTGGTCGCCGAGCCGGACAGCCGTATCGCCCAGATCTACCGGGACATCGCCCGCCGCACCGCGGCCAAGCTGTCGCAGCAGGCCAAGAACTACGCGGCCAAGTTCCCCAAGATCGTGATCCAGAACAACTGA
- the purM gene encoding phosphoribosylformylglycinamidine cyclo-ligase: MTSEQSGPSLSYRDAGVDIDAGNELVERIKPAVKATHRPGVLGGLGGFGGLFELPLDRYRQPVLVSGTDGVGTKLKLAIDSGQHDGIGIDLVAMCVNDIVVTGAEPLFFLDYYATGRLELEVASRVIQGIAEGCRRAGAALIGGETAEMPGMYGEGDYDLAGFSVGVVEKERLIDGSRVAPGDTLIGLASSGPHSNGYSLIRKILEVSGAGLDLPLGDSTLGAALLAPTRIYVKPLLELFESIEVHALAHITGGGLPENLPRVLPKGCRARIEASSWQRPAVFDWLQTQGKVAAAEMYRTFNCGVGMVLAVAAADAETAIDQLNAAGETAWRIGEIVPGDGEVQIL, translated from the coding sequence GTGACTTCCGAACAATCAGGTCCCTCCCTCAGCTACCGGGACGCCGGCGTCGACATCGATGCCGGCAACGAGCTGGTCGAACGCATCAAGCCGGCTGTGAAAGCCACCCACCGTCCCGGCGTGCTGGGCGGCCTCGGCGGCTTCGGCGGCCTGTTCGAGCTACCCCTCGACCGCTACCGCCAGCCGGTGCTGGTCTCGGGCACCGACGGCGTCGGCACCAAGCTGAAACTGGCCATCGACAGCGGCCAGCACGATGGTATCGGCATCGATCTGGTCGCCATGTGCGTCAACGACATCGTGGTCACCGGTGCCGAACCGCTGTTCTTTCTCGACTACTATGCCACCGGCCGGCTGGAACTGGAGGTCGCCAGCCGCGTCATCCAGGGCATCGCCGAGGGCTGCCGCCGGGCCGGCGCGGCGCTGATCGGCGGCGAGACCGCCGAGATGCCGGGCATGTACGGCGAGGGTGACTACGACCTGGCCGGCTTCTCGGTGGGCGTGGTGGAAAAGGAGCGGCTGATCGACGGCAGCCGGGTGGCGCCCGGAGATACCCTCATCGGTCTGGCCTCCAGTGGCCCGCATTCCAACGGCTATTCGCTGATCCGCAAGATCCTCGAGGTCAGCGGCGCCGGCCTCGACCTGCCGCTGGGCGACAGTACCCTGGGCGCGGCCCTGCTGGCACCGACCCGCATCTACGTCAAGCCCCTGCTCGAACTGTTCGAGAGCATCGAGGTGCACGCCCTGGCCCACATCACCGGTGGCGGCCTGCCGGAGAACCTGCCGCGGGTGCTGCCCAAGGGCTGCCGGGCGCGGATCGAGGCATCGAGCTGGCAGCGGCCGGCGGTGTTCGACTGGCTGCAGACGCAGGGCAAGGTGGCGGCCGCCGAGATGTACCGTACCTTCAACTGCGGGGTCGGCATGGTGCTCGCCGTCGCCGCGGCCGACGCCGAGACGGCCATCGACCAGCTCAACGCTGCAGGCGAGACGGCCTGGCGGATCGGCGAGATCGTTCCCGGCGACGGCGAAGTCCAGATTCTGTAA
- a CDS encoding DUF3108 domain-containing protein: MRDNRLPALFNLLAGVLLALLAPLQAVRAESELRPFEAVYRLKVNRLTIGEQRLQLERLGDGRYRLSSHTRPIGIGILFRSDRLSESSEFELLDGRLRPIEYRFDRSGGRKERHARLSFDWAQGQVTNDVAGHAWRMDIPPGTLDKLSVQLALMLDLQQERRELRYAIADGGRLKTFEFRIIGEESVRLPGGDYPAIKLQRLRKDQDRTTYLWCAPALGYLPVQLEQIEHEDGLVYLSQLTAFRFTDGE, from the coding sequence ATGCGAGACAACCGACTTCCCGCCCTCTTCAACCTGCTGGCCGGTGTCCTGCTGGCCCTGCTCGCCCCCCTTCAGGCGGTCCGCGCGGAGAGCGAGCTGCGCCCCTTCGAGGCGGTCTACCGACTGAAGGTCAACCGGCTGACGATCGGCGAACAGCGGCTGCAGCTGGAGCGGCTCGGCGATGGGCGCTATCGCCTCAGCTCGCACACCCGCCCGATCGGCATCGGCATCCTGTTCCGCAGCGACCGGCTGAGCGAGAGCAGTGAATTCGAACTGCTGGACGGCCGGCTGCGACCGATCGAGTATCGCTTCGACCGCAGCGGCGGTCGCAAGGAACGCCATGCCCGGCTCAGCTTCGACTGGGCACAGGGCCAGGTCACCAACGACGTCGCCGGCCATGCCTGGAGGATGGACATTCCCCCCGGAACCCTGGACAAGCTGTCGGTCCAGCTGGCGCTGATGCTCGATCTGCAGCAGGAACGGCGCGAGCTGCGTTACGCCATCGCCGACGGCGGCCGACTCAAGACCTTCGAGTTCCGCATTATCGGGGAGGAGAGTGTCCGGCTACCGGGCGGCGACTACCCCGCAATCAAGCTGCAGCGGCTGCGCAAGGACCAGGACCGCACCACCTATCTGTGGTGCGCCCCGGCGCTCGGCTACCTGCCGGTCCAGCTGGAGCAGATCGAGCACGAGGACGGGCTGGTCTACCTCAGCCAGCTCACGGCCTTCCGCTTCACGGATGGCGAATGA
- the rsxB gene encoding electron transport complex subunit RsxB gives MAEVLTAILALGILAGLFGLLLGYSAIRFHVESDPIVDQIDAILPQTQCGQCGFPGCRPYAEAIAAGEADINRCPPGGETVIRALADLLGRDVKPLDEEHGEHKAKEVAVIDESQCIGCTLCIQACPVDAILGAAKHMHTVIAEECTGCTLCVEPCPVDCIHMVPVKRDISEWLWPSPEERRIDIAAAGETGA, from the coding sequence ATGGCTGAGGTCCTGACCGCCATCCTCGCCCTCGGCATCCTGGCCGGGCTGTTCGGCCTGCTGCTCGGTTATTCAGCGATCCGCTTCCATGTCGAGTCCGACCCCATCGTCGACCAGATCGACGCCATCCTGCCGCAGACCCAGTGCGGGCAATGCGGTTTTCCCGGCTGCCGCCCCTATGCCGAGGCGATCGCCGCCGGCGAGGCCGACATCAACCGCTGCCCGCCGGGCGGCGAGACGGTGATCCGGGCCCTGGCCGACCTGCTCGGCCGTGACGTCAAGCCGCTGGACGAGGAACACGGTGAACACAAGGCCAAGGAGGTGGCGGTCATCGACGAGAGCCAGTGCATCGGCTGCACCCTGTGCATCCAGGCCTGCCCGGTGGACGCCATCCTCGGCGCCGCCAAGCACATGCACACGGTGATCGCCGAGGAATGCACCGGCTGCACCCTGTGCGTCGAGCCCTGTCCGGTGGACTGCATCCACATGGTGCCGGTGAAACGCGACATCAGCGAATGGCTGTGGCCCTCGCCGGAGGAACGGCGCATCGACATCGCCGCGGCCGGGGAGACGGGCGCATGA
- the purN gene encoding phosphoribosylglycinamide formyltransferase gives MSDDKEKCPIVILISGRGSNLQSIIDEAASGRLPVEIRAVISNRADAAGLERARAAGIETRVLEHGGFADREAYDRALAELIDSYHPALVVLAGFMRILSPAFVRHYRGRLLNIHPSLLPRFRGLDTHRRALEAGETEHGASVHFVTEELDGGPVFLQVVVPVRPGDDPERLAARVLEQEHRLYPEAIRWFAEGRIRLDDGERLLLDGKPLHEAARLAAEQELGARS, from the coding sequence ATGAGCGACGACAAAGAAAAGTGTCCCATCGTGATCCTGATCTCGGGGCGCGGCAGCAACCTGCAGTCGATCATCGATGAAGCCGCCAGCGGCAGGCTGCCGGTGGAGATCCGCGCCGTGATCAGCAACCGGGCGGACGCCGCCGGTCTGGAGCGGGCCCGCGCCGCCGGCATCGAGACCCGGGTCCTGGAACATGGGGGCTTTGCCGACCGGGAGGCCTATGACCGGGCGCTGGCCGAGCTGATCGACAGCTACCATCCTGCTCTGGTGGTGCTGGCCGGCTTCATGCGTATCCTCTCCCCCGCCTTCGTGCGCCACTACCGCGGGCGGCTGCTGAACATCCATCCCTCACTGCTGCCGCGCTTCCGCGGCCTCGACACCCACCGCCGCGCCCTGGAGGCCGGCGAGACCGAGCACGGTGCCAGCGTGCACTTCGTCACCGAGGAGCTGGACGGCGGGCCGGTGTTCCTGCAGGTGGTGGTGCCGGTCCGGCCGGGCGACGACCCCGAGCGGCTGGCGGCGCGGGTGCTGGAACAGGAACACCGTCTCTACCCGGAGGCCATCCGCTGGTTCGCCGAGGGACGCATCCGCCTGGATGACGGCGAGCGCCTGCTGCTGGACGGGAAACCGCTGCACGAGGCGGCACGGCTTGCCGCAGAGCAGGAGCTGGGGGCTAGGAGCTAG
- a CDS encoding CDP-alcohol phosphatidyltransferase family protein: protein MRARDIPNMITVMRFLLVPPVVWLLLEGRFAAALLLFLVAGVSDGVDGFLAKHYGWTSRIGGLLDPLADKFLLVSCFVTLGWLGVIPLWLVIVVVLRDLIILAGALAYHFRVERLIAEPSIISKLNTLSQILLVLAVLYDRGIAALPESWLAVLVYSVLATTLLSGIDYVWTWGWRAWNKRHGTGGAQ, encoded by the coding sequence ATGCGGGCACGCGACATCCCGAACATGATCACCGTCATGCGCTTCCTGCTGGTGCCGCCTGTGGTCTGGCTGCTCCTCGAGGGGCGTTTTGCGGCGGCGCTGTTGCTGTTTCTGGTGGCGGGGGTCTCCGATGGGGTGGATGGTTTCCTCGCCAAGCACTACGGCTGGACCAGCCGCATCGGGGGGCTGCTCGATCCGCTGGCCGACAAGTTCCTGCTGGTCTCCTGTTTCGTCACCCTCGGCTGGCTGGGGGTCATTCCCCTCTGGCTGGTGATCGTGGTGGTGTTGCGCGACCTGATCATTCTCGCGGGTGCCCTGGCCTACCACTTCCGGGTCGAGCGGCTCATCGCCGAGCCGAGCATCATCAGCAAGCTCAACACCCTGAGTCAGATCCTGCTGGTGCTGGCGGTGCTCTATGACCGGGGGATCGCCGCCCTGCCGGAAAGCTGGCTGGCGGTGCTGGTCTATTCCGTGCTGGCGACCACCCTGCTGAGCGGCATCGACTACGTCTGGACCTGGGGCTGGCGGGCCTGGAACAAGAGGCATGGCACGGGGGGGGCTCAATGA